Genomic window (Streptococcus suis S735):
CTTGAGGCGTTTGCCCTTGTCGGTCGGTGTTGGGTTGATGGCAATGGCGTCCATGATAACATCGTTGAGAACAGCCGACGGAATACGGGTATTCTGGCTCTCACTGATGGCCTTAATCATCTCAGGCAACTTATGCAAGCGTTGTTTGGTCAAGGCTGACACAAAGATAATCGGTGCGTAAGACAAGTATTGGAACTGGTCACGAATATCGTCTTCCCACTGCTTCATGGTATGGTTGTCTTTTTCAAGCGTATCCCACTTGTTGACTACGATAATCATTCCCTTACCAGCTTCATGGGCAAAGCCTGCGATGCGTTTGTCATACTCACGGATACCTTCTTCGGCATTGATAACCATCAATATGACATCCGAGCGTTCAATGGCACGCATGGCACGCATAACAGAGTATTTCTCGGTATTTTCATAGACCTTACCAGACTTGCGCATCCCTGCGGTATCAATCATGGTAAATTCTTGACCTTCTGGGTCTGTAAAGTGCGTATCAATAGCATCACGAGTCGTTCCAGCAACAGGCGACGCAATCACGCGCTCTTCACCCAAAATAGCGTTAATCAAACTTGATTTACCAACGTTTGGACGACCAATCAAGCTGAACTTGATAATATCTGGATTTTCTTCTGCTTCCTGAGCTGGTAGGTTTTCAATGATAGCGTCCAAGACATCCCCTGTTCCGATACCGTGTACAGAAGATACTGGATAAGGATCGCCAAGACCGAGTGAATAGAAATCGTAGATGTCATTACGCATTTCAGGGTTATCTACTTTATTGACAACCAAAATAACTGGTTTGTTTGTCTTATAAAGGATACGCGATACATACTCGTCAGCATCCGTCACACCTTCCTTGCCTGATACGACAAAGACGATAACATCCGCTTCATCCATGGCAATCTCAGCCTGATGCTTGATTTGCTCCATGAAAGGTGCATCCACATCATCAATACCACCTGTATCAATCAGGGAAAACTTACGGTTGAGCCACTCACCAGTAGCATAAATACGGTCGCGGGTCACACCTTCAACGTCTTCTACAATAGAAATGCGTTCCCCCGCAATACGGTTAAATAGTGTTGATTTACCAACGTTGGGACGGCCAACGATGGCGATAGTTGGTAGAGCCATAGCTCCTCCTCTTCTAGTTTACAATAATTTATTCTTTTCTAAGATAGACTTTGTTTCTGGTTGTTCAGCCTGACCAAACTGGGCAACCATACGCTCAGACCAGGATTCTGTCTGACGGGCACCTGCATAGGCTGTCTGAACTTGGTCGTAGGCTTGGATTACTTCCACGCCTTGCTCCACATATTCTTCCTGAAAGACAATGGCTTCGCTTTCCAAACGTGGTTTAACAGGATGGTTTTGGGCTGGTCGACCCAAGGCAATACAGAAAATGGGATAGGTATAATCTGGCAAGTTGAACAGCTCTGCTATTGCCATGGCCTTATGGCGAATCATACCGATAAAGACCCCGCCGTAGCCCAGACTTTCAGCTGCCAAGAGGGCGTTTTGCCCTGCTAGGCTCGCATCAACAGAAGAAATCAGGAGATTCTCTGTTCCTTTGGCATCAAAGTCTGAACCATGGAGTTGAGCCGCCTTGCTGGCACGATTATGGTCGCCCACAAAAACCAGAATAGCCTGAGCCTGTAAAATAGCTGGCTGGGGCACCAGGTCATAGAGTGCCTTTTTTTCTTCTCCGACTGCACCACAATGATGGAATAAGACTGGAAATTCTTCCAGCTAGATGCAGCTCGCCCAGCTGATATAATAGCTTGCAAATGTTCCACCTCAATGGGCTCTTCCGTAAAACGACGGACGGAAGTATGATTCAGCATCAAATCAATGGTTTCATTCATCGGCGGTTATTTCCTTTCAAATGCAAATCGCGAGCCAGATAGCGAATCCGCTCCATAACCCGTTGGGCCTGCCAGGTCTCATCACCAGACTTGCCAGATGCAAAATGCCGTTCCAACTCATCAAAGGAGAAATTGGAAGTAAAGAAGGTTGGCAGATTTTCCTGCATGCGGTATTGAAGAATGACCTGTAAAACATCGTCGCGCACCCACGGACTATGTTGCTCCGCTCCGATATCATCTAGTACCAAGACCTGAGCCAGCTTGATTTCATCAATCCGCTCCTTGACAGAGCCATCTTTGATGGCATTTTTTATATCGACAACAAAGGTCGGATAATGCAGAATGGTGGTCGAGAGGTGGCGATTGGTTGATAGGCGATGGGCCATGTAAGCCATCAAAAAACTCTTCCCAATTCCAAAATCACCATATAGATACAAACCTTTATAGTGTTCGCCGACCTGTTCAACAAAAGCATCAATGGCATCATAGACCTCTATACGATTACTGTCTGTGAAATCTAAATCAGCGATAGTAACTTTTTTGAGAGCCTGAGGCATATTGATGAGCTGAATGCGGTTCTTAATAGCTTCCAAACGACGGTATTCGACCAATTCCTCTGTTTCAAGATAGGACACATCTGCATAGCCCTCATTCATAACCAAAACAGGTTGATAGCCTTTTGCAATATAAGTCTCATCTTGTTTGACAAAAAGGTCACGCTGACTGATATATTCCAAAAACTTAGAAATGGAGAGGGTGATTTCCTGCTGAGTCAAACCTTCTTTTTTGATAAAAGCAGCGACTTCAGGATCACTCACTATCTCCTGATAGAGTTGCTGATAAGATTTTGAACTTGGATTGGTTGCCTGCGACAACCTGTCTTGAACTGATTTCATCAGCTACCTCCCTTACTTTCGTTTTCTAACATTCGTTTCCTAAGCGCTTCCATTCTTGCCTGAGCTTCAGGACTGTTATCCATGACAACCTCTTCCTTACTCCACTCAGGCACATTGCTTTTCTGTGGCTGGCTCGACTTGGTAACAGCTTGACCTGTCTTTAACTCTCTTAGATAAAGAACAGCTGCCTCTGCACTGCCAATTCCCTTGTAGGAAAAATCATTGCCCAGCTTCATAGCGTATTTTTCATTTAGATTGGCTGAGTCCACCTTGTTAAAGGTATAGAGGACCAAGACATTGATAACTTCGTCAAGCAGACCCAAATTGGCCAAATCCGTCAAGCATTTTCGTTCTGTTCCTGTCACCGCTGCCTTCCGTTGCTCCTTGATAAAGGACAGGAAGGTTAGGCTGGATTTTGATTTCGCTTCACGAACAATGGCTTGTTCTTGGGCAGTGAGGTTGGCGCTTTCTGTTGGCAATGACTGACGTGACTGCTGCAAGCGTTTGGTCGAGATCATCTGTCCAATAGCTGTTGCTTTAGCCTGCCGATAGGTTTCCAACCAGGTCCAACCTGCCTGCTCTGCTATGTAACTAAGCGCAATAATATCCTCAGCTTCATCCTGAAAAAGAAGCTTATCTTTAGCCATTAATGCCTTGAAGGCAGACCAGTCAAAATCATGTTTCGGTTCAAAAACAACTGGAGCCTGCCCATCCATGGTAAAGACCTGAGAAAATGTTTTTGAAATATTTTGTTCTTGATTGGGTTGGTGAACAAGCAGATTCTCCATACTTGACTCCCCAATCTTCCTTGCCAACAAGTTCTTATACAAGGGTTTCGCTAGAAAACTTTTTACGGTCAGAGGGGCTTGTAGCGCCAAACCTGTTAATTCATCTGCACGATAGAGTTCTAGGAGCCCCATGGCAGTCAGAACATCCAGAGCCTTCTCCAAACGATTCATCCCAAAATCCATGTGATTGAGAATGACAGTCCATTTGTAACGTCCTTGCCCTTGATCGGCAAAACTATAAAAGTAATAATAAAGCGCTAATGCATCAAAACCGATAATCGGCTGGTAGCATTTGCTAAGACTGACAATATCAGGTGTAAACGGGCTGATTTTTATATAGGCAAATAAATCATTTGGTTTCATCTTTTTTTCCCGGTTTTACCTTACTTCCTTTGGAGATCATCTGCTTAAGCAAATTTTCTAGCTCTCCAACATCTTTGAAAGAACGATAAACCGATGCAAAACGCACATAAGTGATTTCATCCAATTCGACCAATTCTTCCATTACCAAATTCCCAATGACATCGGATTCTATTTCACTATCACCTTGTGCTCGAACCTTCTGTTCAATCCGATTCACCACTTCATCAATATCATCGGTTGACACAGGGCGCTTTTGAGCAGAACGAATAATCCCATTGAAAATCTTTTCACGTGAAAACTGCTCTCTAGTTCCGTCTTTTTTCACAACGACTAGAGTTTTCTCTTCAATCCGTTCATAGGTGGTAAAACGTTGACCACATTGGTCGCAGGAACGACGACGACGGATGGTATTGCCATCTTCAGCCTGACGACTATCAATGACACTTGATTTCAAACTCTGACATTTTGGACAACGCATACTCTTTCTCCTACATAAACTTTATCACTTCAGTATAGCATAAAAATGACAAAAATAAAAGAAAGCGAGAATTACTCACTTTCTACCAATAATTCATCTTGCTTCTTCAATCGACTGGCAACCCATTCACGAACCAAGCGATAGACAACCGCAAAAATTGGGGTAAAGAAGACCATACCAAGTAGGCCAAACAAATTACCACCAATCAGGGCTGCAGCCAGGGTAAAGAGGGTCGGAAGACCAACTGATTGACCAACCACGCGCGGGTAAATCACATTTCCTTCTATCAGCTGAATAATCTGGAAAAGGGCGATAGACCAGAGTGCCAAGAGCGGATTTTGTACCGCCACAAAGAGAGCACTAATCAAACACGCTGAAAAGGGACCGATATAAGGTACAAATGATAGGACCCCAGCCAAAATACCAGCCATGCTGGCATAAGGAATTCCTGAGAGCGAATAACTAACAAAGACAAGTGTCCCAATGATACATGCCTCAACAATCTGACTCATCAAGAATCGGTCATAGGTATCAACAATAACTTCTCCAATATAGTTCACTACTCTGACAGCCTTCTCTGGCAAGGTAGCCTGCAAGAACTTTCTCGTCATCGCCTGCAAGTGTTCCTTGCTCCCTAAAATCGCTAGAGTGAAGAAGAAAGCCATTATCAACGTCATAGTGTTCGAAAAAATCCCCGTCACATTGGACACCAAGCCAGATAAAATCGGTGTGACCAAACTTGAAATAAGTGTTAAATTCTTCACCTGATCCAAAAAGCTGGCAATCTGGTCTCCGATTTGTCCCGACAAAAGACCATTTGATTCAAGAAAATTAGTCAGGGCATTTACCGATTTTGGAATGGCTGTGCTGCTAACCGAAACCAGTTCTGAAACAGTCGTCACCAATGTAGGAAGAACAATCACTACCAGTCCTGTCACAATTAAAGCAAATCCAATTAATACTCCAACAATTGCCAAAGACCGCTTGGATTTCTTTAAAAAAGAAATTTTTTCAAACTGATCTTCTAATTTTTTCATGGGAACATTGAGAATAAAGGCAAAAATAGCTCCAATAAAAAGCGAATTCATACTGCCCAATAATTGTTGAATAGCCCCATAAATACTAGACCAGTTGAGAACAGCTAATAATGTCGCTCCAGATAAGAGTATCAATATGACTTTTTCTTTAAATGATGTATTCATAACTTTTCCATTCTTACTTATTGGCTATTATTTTATCACACGCTTATAGAAAAAGAAAGAGGGAAAGCTTCCCTCCTCTCTACTCTAAATCAATCGCGCATGGCATATCCGACACCACGAACTGTTTTTATATATGAATCTTGATGTGGCAAATCCAGTTTACCACGTAGATAGCGAATATATACATCGACGACATTGGTCTCAGAAGCCGCTTCATATTTCCAAACACGCTCAAGAAGTTGTTCTCGACTAACAGGCTCTGGGCTATTCATTAAGGTTGCCAGCAGATCATACTCTCGGCGGGTCAAATTAATCAATTCATCACCTCGAGTCACTGTTCGATTTTGAAAATCAACCTTCAAATCACGATAGGCCGCATGCATGTGAACCTGTTTACAGTTATTGTCAATAAAGTCACGACCACGAAAAATCGCAGAGATTTGCTCCACTAAATCACTAATGACAAAGGGCTTCACCACGTAGGAAACAGCATAAGAGAGGACTTCTTCCCCATATTGACTAACTTCTGTCGGCTCAACTACCACAATCATGACCGTGGCTGGTTTTATCGCTAACAGTTCTGTAGCCAATTCCTTGCTGGACATGTCTGAAAGCTGAAAACTCATCAGAATCAAGTCAAAATCCGTTTCATGTGCCAAGGACATAGCCTCTTTCCCTGTCGATGCATAATCAACAAGATAGTCTTTTTTTTGCAATTCCATGGAAACAAAATGCGAGAGATTGCGTTCTTTACCAGCAATCAAAATTTTCTTAGCCATTGTCCATCCTTTTCTATTCTTTCAAATGGTGTAGGAATCGTATTATGACTAGAAAGAAGGGCGCTTCCACGCCCATCTTTTCTATTTTGATTCGCTATACCAGTCGTAATGGAAGATTCCTTCTTTATCTTTACGGTTATAAGTGTGAGCACCAAAGTAGTCACGTTGTGCTTGAATCAAGTTCGCTGGCAAGTTTTCAGCACGGTAGCTATCGAAGTAGGTAATAGCTGCTGAGAATGTTGGTACAGGAACTCCTGCTTGAACTGCCAAGGCAACAACATCGCGAACTGCCTGTTGATACTTAGCTGTTACATCAAGGAAGTACTCATCCAAGAGCAAGTTTGCCAAGTCTTCATCACGTCCGTAGGCATCCGTAATCTTTTGCAAGAAGCGAGCGCGGATGATACAACCTGCACGCCAGATTTTTGCGATTTCACCAAATGGCAAGTTCCAGTTGTTTTCTTTTGATGCTACGCGCAACTGTGCAAAACCTTGTGCATAAGACATGATTTTTGAGAAGTACAATGCTTGACGGATTTTTTCTACCAATTCAGCCTTGTCGCCTTCGTATGCAAACGGAGCTGGTTTTGGAAGGACCTTGCTTGCTGCCACACGCTCATCTTTGTAGGTTGAGATATAACGAGCAAAGACGGATTCTGTAATCAATGACAATGGCACACCCAAGTCAAGTGACGATTGGCTAGTCCATTTACCAGTACCCTTGTTACCAGCAGCGTCCATGATGTAGTTAACAATTGGTCCATCTTGACCTTGGTCATCCTTGCGTTTCAAGATGTCCGCTGTGATTTCAATCAAGTAACTATCCAATTCGCCTTGGTTCCAGTCAGTGAAGATGTCAGCCATTTCATCCACTGACAAGCCAAGCAAGTGCTGCATCAAATCATATGACTCCGCAATCAATTGCATGTCACCATACTCGATACCGTTGTGTACCATTTTTACGTAGTGACCAGCTCCATCTGGACCGATATAAGTCACACATGGTGCTCCATCTTCTGGTGCTTTTGCTGAAATTTCTTCCAAGACATCTGCCACCAATTCGTAAGCTTCTTTTTGACCACCAGGCATGATAGATGGACCTTCAAGGGCTCCTTTTTCACCACCAGATACACCTGTACCGATGAAGTTAATACCTGAGTTTGCCAATTCTTTTGAACGACGGATAGTGTCTTCGTAGAAAGTATTACCACCATCGATCAAGATGTCACCTTCATCCAAGTGCGGCAAGAGCGCTTGAATGGTTGCATCTGTACCAGGACCAGCTTGAACCATAAGCATGATGCGACGTGGTTTTTCGATAGATGCCACAAAGCTTTCCACATCGTAACTTGGTACCAAGTTTTTACCTGGGTTGCTTGCAACAACATCTTCTGTTTTATCAGCAGAGCGGTTGTAAATAGCTACTGAATAGCCACGTGATTCAACGTTAAGCGCAAGGTTGCGGCCCATAACGGCCATCCCTACAACACCAAAATTTGCTTTAGTCATTTGTTTACTCCTCTAATTTGTATCTCTTTTATTATACACTGAAAGCTTAAAATTGACAAGAATTTTCAGATAATTTAACTATCTTGCCAATCTGAGTTAGTCCTCATCTCCAAATAACCCTTGTAATTGGGCAAAAGGACTATTGGCTTCTTTTTTCTCTTGAGCTTTTTGTTGAAAATCTTCTTCAGTCATTAAAGCCCAAGCTTTACCAGATGGTAGTTCCTGTCCAGCTTCTTCTTCAGGTGTCAAGACTTTGATTGGTATAGCCAGTAAAATATTATCTGCTACACTCTCATCAAGGACAATGTGGTCATCTTCTACTACCAGTACCATATCCTCATCAATCAAATCTTGTTCTTTAAGAACTGCTTCATTGGCAACAAAGAGTTCATTGACGTTTTGGACCTCATGCAAAACAACTGGTTGCAGAGAACGACTGGATGCCAAGGTAATATCATAAGTCATCTGATAGTCCAAGAAAAAGAAGCCTGATTCAAAACGGACATTTCCAGTGACTTGGACTGGCGACAAGCCTAGAACTTCACCATTTCGAGCTTGCAATTCTTCCTGTAAATCCAAGGTTTTATCAAAGAAGATGCCATCTAGATTTTTCTGAATATCGTAAATATGAAACATTGTATTCCCCTATTCAGCTAGTTCTGTGATGTAGTTATAGACTTCTTGTCCAGCAACTGCACCATTTCCTACTGCCGTTGCAATCTGACGAAGTTGATTTTGACGAATATCACCGATGGCATAAATGCCTGATTGGGTCGTTTCCATCTTTTCATTAGTGATAACCCAACCAGCTTCGTCTGTAATTCCTAGGTCCGCAACTGTATCAGTCATCGGATCCAGACCGACATAGATAAAGACACCACCGAAGTCCAGTTCGCTGACTTCCTCTGTTTTCACATTTTTGATAACCACGCTTTGTACACGTAAGTCATCGCCCTTGATTTCTTCGACTACGCTATCCCAGATGAAGTTAATTTTTTCATTGGCAAAAGCACGGTCTTGGATGACTTTTTGAGCACGAAGCTGATCACGGCGGTGAACAATTGTCACAGACTCCGCAAACTGTGTTAAGAAGAGAGCTTCTTCGACCGCAGAATCTCCACCACCGACAACCAAGAGTTTTTGTCCACGGAAGAAGGCACCGTCACAGACTGCACAATATGAGACACCACGGCTATTGTAAGTATCCTCACCTGGAATACCTAACAAACGGTGTT
Coding sequences:
- the der gene encoding ribosome biogenesis GTPase Der, coding for MALPTIAIVGRPNVGKSTLFNRIAGERISIVEDVEGVTRDRIYATGEWLNRKFSLIDTGGIDDVDAPFMEQIKHQAEIAMDEADVIVFVVSGKEGVTDADEYVSRILYKTNKPVILVVNKVDNPEMRNDIYDFYSLGLGDPYPVSSVHGIGTGDVLDAIIENLPAQEAEENPDIIKFSLIGRPNVGKSSLINAILGEERVIASPVAGTTRDAIDTHFTDPEGQEFTMIDTAGMRKSGKVYENTEKYSVMRAMRAIERSDVILMVINAEEGIREYDKRIAGFAHEAGKGMIIVVNKWDTLEKDNHTMKQWEDDIRDQFQYLSYAPIIFVSALTKQRLHKLPEMIKAISESQNTRIPSAVLNDVIMDAIAINPTPTDKGKRLKIFYATQVATKPPTFVVFVNEEELMHFSYMRFLENQIRKAFVFEGTPIHLIARKRK
- the gndA gene encoding NADP-dependent phosphogluconate dehydrogenase, which codes for MTKANFGVVGMAVMGRNLALNVESRGYSVAIYNRSADKTEDVVASNPGKNLVPSYDVESFVASIEKPRRIMLMVQAGPGTDATIQALLPHLDEGDILIDGGNTFYEDTIRRSKELANSGINFIGTGVSGGEKGALEGPSIMPGGQKEAYELVADVLEEISAKAPEDGAPCVTYIGPDGAGHYVKMVHNGIEYGDMQLIAESYDLMQHLLGLSVDEMADIFTDWNQGELDSYLIEITADILKRKDDQGQDGPIVNYIMDAAGNKGTGKWTSQSSLDLGVPLSLITESVFARYISTYKDERVAASKVLPKPAPFAYEGDKAELVEKIRQALYFSKIMSYAQGFAQLRVASKENNWNLPFGEIAKIWRAGCIIRARFLQKITDAYGRDEDLANLLLDEYFLDVTAKYQQAVRDVVALAVQAGVPVPTFSAAITYFDSYRAENLPANLIQAQRDYFGAHTYNRKDKEGIFHYDWYSESK
- the dnaI gene encoding primosomal protein DnaI, which translates into the protein MKSVQDRLSQATNPSSKSYQQLYQEIVSDPEVAAFIKKEGLTQQEITLSISKFLEYISQRDLFVKQDETYIAKGYQPVLVMNEGYADVSYLETEELVEYRRLEAIKNRIQLINMPQALKKVTIADLDFTDSNRIEVYDAIDAFVEQVGEHYKGLYLYGDFGIGKSFLMAYMAHRLSTNRHLSTTILHYPTFVVDIKNAIKDGSVKERIDEIKLAQVLVLDDIGAEQHSPWVRDDVLQVILQYRMQENLPTFFTSNFSFDELERHFASGKSGDETWQAQRVMERIRYLARDLHLKGNNRR
- a CDS encoding YceD family protein translates to MFHIYDIQKNLDGIFFDKTLDLQEELQARNGEVLGLSPVQVTGNVRFESGFFFLDYQMTYDITLASSRSLQPVVLHEVQNVNELFVANEAVLKEQDLIDEDMVLVVEDDHIVLDESVADNILLAIPIKVLTPEEEAGQELPSGKAWALMTEEDFQQKAQEKKEANSPFAQLQGLFGDED
- a CDS encoding replication initiation/membrane attachment protein; translation: MKPNDLFAYIKISPFTPDIVSLSKCYQPIIGFDALALYYYFYSFADQGQGRYKWTVILNHMDFGMNRLEKALDVLTAMGLLELYRADELTGLALQAPLTVKSFLAKPLYKNLLARKIGESSMENLLVHQPNQEQNISKTFSQVFTMDGQAPVVFEPKHDFDWSAFKALMAKDKLLFQDEAEDIIALSYIAEQAGWTWLETYRQAKATAIGQMISTKRLQQSRQSLPTESANLTAQEQAIVREAKSKSSLTFLSFIKEQRKAAVTGTERKCLTDLANLGLLDEVINVLVLYTFNKVDSANLNEKYAMKLGNDFSYKGIGSAEAAVLYLRELKTGQAVTKSSQPQKSNVPEWSKEEVVMDNSPEAQARMEALRKRMLENESKGGS
- a CDS encoding AI-2E family transporter — encoded protein: MNTSFKEKVILILLSGATLLAVLNWSSIYGAIQQLLGSMNSLFIGAIFAFILNVPMKKLEDQFEKISFLKKSKRSLAIVGVLIGFALIVTGLVVIVLPTLVTTVSELVSVSSTAIPKSVNALTNFLESNGLLSGQIGDQIASFLDQVKNLTLISSLVTPILSGLVSNVTGIFSNTMTLIMAFFFTLAILGSKEHLQAMTRKFLQATLPEKAVRVVNYIGEVIVDTYDRFLMSQIVEACIIGTLVFVSYSLSGIPYASMAGILAGVLSFVPYIGPFSACLISALFVAVQNPLLALWSIALFQIIQLIEGNVIYPRVVGQSVGLPTLFTLAAALIGGNLFGLLGMVFFTPIFAVVYRLVREWVASRLKKQDELLVESE
- the trxB gene encoding thioredoxin-disulfide reductase, with translation MYDTVVIGAGPAGMTAALYAGRSNLKVALLERGIYGGQMNNTAEIENYPGYDHISGPALAEKMFEPLEKFGVDHIFGTLVRIEEEGQIKKVITEDGVLETKTVVLAMGAKHRLLGIPGEDTYNSRGVSYCAVCDGAFFRGQKLLVVGGGDSAVEEALFLTQFAESVTIVHRRDQLRAQKVIQDRAFANEKINFIWDSVVEEIKGDDLRVQSVVIKNVKTEEVSELDFGGVFIYVGLDPMTDTVADLGITDEAGWVITNEKMETTQSGIYAIGDIRQNQLRQIATAVGNGAVAGQEVYNYITELAE
- the nrdR gene encoding transcriptional regulator NrdR; this translates as MRCPKCQSLKSSVIDSRQAEDGNTIRRRRSCDQCGQRFTTYERIEEKTLVVVKKDGTREQFSREKIFNGIIRSAQKRPVSTDDIDEVVNRIEQKVRAQGDSEIESDVIGNLVMEELVELDEITYVRFASVYRSFKDVGELENLLKQMISKGSKVKPGKKDETK
- a CDS encoding response regulator transcription factor — translated: MAKKILIAGKERNLSHFVSMELQKKDYLVDYASTGKEAMSLAHETDFDLILMSFQLSDMSSKELATELLAIKPATVMIVVVEPTEVSQYGEEVLSYAVSYVVKPFVISDLVEQISAIFRGRDFIDNNCKQVHMHAAYRDLKVDFQNRTVTRGDELINLTRREYDLLATLMNSPEPVSREQLLERVWKYEAASETNVVDVYIRYLRGKLDLPHQDSYIKTVRGVGYAMRD